GAAATATTTACTCCGtttgcaggcgctgctggaatgttgctacatagaaatggaaagttgacaatTGGGAAGCTAAAATCATTTCGTTTGTcgtaaaaaaagttttgttttcaaccgaccatcattgtcaatttttagatgtaagtcaaggtTTGATAGACAGTAACGTTTTCCCCATAGATTTTTTTCAGTCGAAATAAACTATACCGATGGACATCGTAATGGCATTATGACTCTTCATTTGATATCAATTTCAAGTAATACAGAAAACTGAAAATCTCTTATATTTTGCTTGAATCTGtagaagaaaaaaattcaaaacattggtAACAACAAATTTGCATTTGCAATAATCCAAATAAACGTATAaactatatttgagtgtgaattcacattactataagacgtgtcatggtacttttctatcccaaattcatgtatttggttttgatgttatattgtttattctcatcggattttgtctaatgcttagtccgttgctgtgtgtgttacattttaatgttgtgtcgttgttctcctctaatatttaatgcgtttccctcagttttagtttgttaccccgattttgtttttttgtccatagatttatgagttttgaacagcggtatactactgttgcctttatataaaaattaatctAAATAGTATAAAGTACATCAATAAACGTCAATGAAcggttaaggtggtacctaacactacagggagataactctgtaaaatcagctcgACGTTTTAaatacgttgtgttgtaaagggaatatcaagcttctcaatgatcaaaataagtgattgtcaaactgctatataaccagtgtaatttttctaataaaacggttggttcaaattttttgaaatttttatatttttgtaaaagggtcaaagtaaatactttgtcaaaattttaagaaaattaaacgagacaaattaattttagttcaagtgttgggtaccaccttgaaatataacatcattgatgaaaaaagattataattttttaaaagttgttgGTTCTTTTGTatacaatacaataaaaacataaaaaaaatgtatacgtAGTAATCTGATATTAAACTTGTCATGTTAAGATGAAAATAGACGGAAAACCCCAATACTTAAAAATACTTCTTCAATGATATTTATAATGAGTGGTAAGTAGTGGAAATCCGCACATATGATAAATTATGTTATCTATTTTTAATTAAATAGATgtataaatgaaaagtaaaacgTTGATATTTCATTATACTAGAAACTTATCAAACCAAGGCAACATGACAATGAACCAGATCAAATTCGTTGTAATTGTGTTTCTTTTAATAATAAGCGAGATACATGGTAAGAGTTCTTTTGGTTTACTATCTTCTTATGTATAAGCTTCCTATCTTAGGAACATCCCTTAATTGGGTAATGGAGAATATTTaatggtaaaaatatatataaaatgttttttttttaatttttataagataaatACAGAATCAGTTTATTATAAAGAATGTGTTTTCTATTATGCAACTCAAACTTCTAAAGTCGGCACGTTATTTGTTATccttttatattgaaatgtattgttgaacaaacctttttaaatgtaacaaattTAATTAAGACATTTCTGTAACAAAAACAGCATAGAATCCTTACTGGTCACATACGGGGCTACAACAATGTCTTTTTATTATGCTTCATCTTTTAACATAAggtgttcctttttttttttttaaatcagatttgtttttttttcatttttatgaaaaaataaaaaaaaaactttagctTTTCAAGAGTTGGATAACTTTGTTGTCAAAACTTATTACATGAAATAAATAAGACAGATTTACATACCAGAACTGAATATATTTAAACCGAAAATGTATTCTAACAAAACAGATACTGAAATGTGATAAAAACACTTCAGTATTtatcttcattttattttcaatggaCTTCttacaatgaaataaatgaaacttaaATAAAAACTGCATACAACAATGACAATGTAATGGAGTATCTAAATTACAACActtgtttatcttttatttttcagatgcTTATTCTATTACTGTGCGaataaatcaaaacatatcaGGAGTAATAGATGAAAGTGGTACACAAATTAAATGCTCATTCACAAGGCACAATGTTATTAAAATATTTGCCATCGAGTTCAAAGCTGAAAATGAAACTATTGTTACAATTTTACCAGACGATAAACCAAGATTTACAACAAAAGGACAGTATTTGGAAGAAAGAGTGACAGTGATGAATATAAGTAAATATTCTACTGAGGCTATTTTGACGTTCGTAAACCTAAACTGCATGGATCAAATTAACTACAGTTGTTCAGTTGTTTATCTTGACCAAAACAGTAAAACAGAAAGAAGAAACTCAGGAATGTCAACTCTTTTCGTTAAAGGTAATAATAATGTAGGCGTAAATAAAAAAGCTTACCATaccggtgtgagccaaggctcagtgttgaagaccgtacattgacctataatggtttacttttttaaattgttatttggatgcagagttgtctcattggcactcacaccacatcctcGTATTtctataaacaatattttatagaaaaggaaattaaaataaatattaaacacatcttgaaaatatcaaaatatactaTTCATATAACCACAGACTACAAGGATATGCATTCATAATACTTGTTGTGATTCATTATATGTCTACGATATACAACATGTATCATAATGATAAGATTTgttttttgattaaaaaaaaaaataataaaaaataatgcttgTACTTATTCATTATATGTCTACGATATACAACATATATCATAATGATAAGCAAACATAAATCATGGTTGATTTGAACTTTAGAATTTTCAATGGTAATTTTACATAACTTTAGTTGTATtgcttttttaaaatgaaaaaaaaaagaccaaaaatacGATTTTCTTATCTTTTCATGTAGTGTTTGTTGAACTTGTTTCTAAAAAGCGTGATACATTATGGCAAATGAATTTACAGTTGAATAAACAAAGTAGAGCCGTGCAAGGAAAACCCCTacttaatttgaaataattttttacgGTACACCGTTTTCGGAATTTATGTCATATTGCCTTAAACATTGGATCATTCCTGTGAACTATATAAGTCGGTTAATGTTAGAACAAATGTACGGTTTATATCGTCTGCCGAGAGAAACCAAGCTAACTAGTTATAATTTATTTTGCAGTTCCACCTTCCAAACCTGATGTTTTAACTATAGTTAGTTCACCAAAAGACGTCACAACTACACCGACAACGTTAGAAAATGCAACTTATCCTCATGTAACTGCTCGACAAAATAGATTTAAAACGACTATTAGCCAGATCAATTCGAACCAGCACACAACAAATGACGGGCAGTTTAAACATGAACCGTCATTTAACTCCACCATCTTACAGATAGGAgatgaaataacatttatttgtactggAAATGTTGGAAATCCATCAGGTGTATTCATCTGGCAAAAATATAGGCATGGCGAAAATCcaacaaattatacaaatatcACTACAACTATACAGGAGGTATCTGATATGTGCTCCTACAATGGAACAAGTACCTTGGCAATCCATGTAACTGCTGAGGACAACCAGGCCATCATTCGATGTATTTTAAATTCAACATTAGCGCTACCAAATGTGTATACAGATACAATACCACTGGAGGTTCAGTGTAAGTAGTTGTTCAATTTCTTTTCGATTATTACATTCTGCtacttttttaaagtaattgaAATTACAAAAGTGAAACAAAATTGTGAACACTAACTTAGTTTTGTCTAGAAATGCAATATATGATCAGCTGGTATTGTACAATTAGATTATTCAATATGACCGGTTTCATAATATTCAATACATTAGTATGTTGTTTTTAATGCTGAATATGTATAATGGTTTGATTCTGGATTTTTATTTCCGCATATCTGTAAAATAGAAAAGGTTGGAAGATATGTTCTACAAAtaagtattcttttttttatgacagAAACACATTTGcagtatataacatgtacaaattaaatgattgtaTGATATTATGGGAAATGTCTTGTGGTTTTATATCAGAGTAGCTTTCTTTCAATATCCAAATGTAAAAAGTCGTCATCAAAGATACGAGACTTACactttagtacgccagacgcgagttttgtCTTCACAAGACTCATTAGAGGCGTTCAAATAGCAATTACCTAGTTTACACTTTGACGTTTATATTAGTCACAAAATAGATAATTATTGATTGCGATCCTGTTTCTACTTTTCATATACAGATACTGTAGTAAATGAATATGTTTACAATGCTCCTTTCAAAAACACATCAATATGATCAAGATACCGAACATTTGTCAAgtgttttactttatatataatCATGTCTTTAAAATTTCTTCTCCATGGGTGTTTAAAGTAATTTGATCTATGGAAAACATACATTAAGAACACTTAAATTCACTTATCAGTTCAGAATGTTTATGTATTTGAATCAACACAAACAACTTGATAGAATTAATATAAGCTGCCTTCTTTTATATTTCGAGAGCAGTATTCATACAAAGATTCAGCTAAAATAATGTATGTATGTAGGATATATGGTCTCCTCTACTGACAGCATATTGTTACTTTCATGAGCCTATCCATTGTGGCTGTATAGCACAAGTCGAATTCAACGCATGTTGCGATACATGCATGACGTATTTTCCGCACACTATTTTGGTGttcataaattaataaaattcgTCTAATTTTAACAGTTCCTGATTATGATACTACAATAGAATCGAGACGAACAACGTTAGTTACTGCGGTAGGCAATGATGTTACAGATTCAACCAATCAACAAGAATTACAAAGTGCCGGTGGAGACATAggtaataattgttttatcatgtttaacaTTTTCTATAACATAAGCATAACAAATGtgaaattgtgaaaaaaagtagGATTTGAAATTTAAGTCATATGATATTTTGTAACCTTTCAAAACAGTTTTCTCTAGATCTTAGAAGTAAAAGAGGAAtgtaagataccagagggacatttaaggtagcacaatacaaagatttttttacttccaatcaccaacctttgaaatgctgtaacttttttatgaatgcatagaaaataataaaagaggtatatatagatagataaaagattaatcttttaaatgcatgcaatatttttattatgcgatcattatgtaatcaattattatgtaattagtggcaaaatctgggtaagttcacttgaatgattttagctctatcatctctttacctatgcagaaaattttaacgaaatcttaatcaacacatcctgggcttcaaaagggtgtttcagattgtctctatggtatttcattctctcatcaATCTCCAATTAgagtaaacatcctaaccacataaaagaagataatgtttaattaggtgtaaaatttgttctgtacattctatctgaaatctgagacacccttttgtagataatggccataggaataacatataataaaatcaaccctctagggttacctatgcagaagctaatttcatttgaaagtggaaatttggtgaaaaatattttagacacagttaacataataattggttacataattgttgtatacTACTagcattgcattaatttgaaagagtaatctgttagctatccaaaactaccacttttataaattttcaagcattattaagaaagttgcAGCagtttaaaacttgggagttggagttataaaatctttgtattgtgctaccttaaactcacagatcgaaaatgaactgataacgccatgactaaaaacgaaaaagacaaataatagtgcacaagacacaacttagaaaattaaagactaagaaacacgaaccccaccaaaaattggggTGACCTCATGTTttccggaagggtatgcagatcacGATACACATATAGCACTTATCGTGTTGCTTAGGttattacaaagccggtaaatagttttattataatatatgatTTTGTCTCTTTTCACAGGTATTGTTGTAGGTTTTGTTATACCTGTGTTGGTTTTGTTATTCATAATTGGAATTTGTTTATACAAACGAACGGGGAAAAAGTAAGTAATTGCactagatttttcatattcatgATTAGATTTAAAACCGATACTGGTAGAGAATAAATCATTTACAGCTAAACAGCTTTGACAAGCACCATTTAAAAATTcattaaacaattataaatagTTGGCTAGACAAATGCATCAACTCATTGAAGGCTTTTaagcaataaatataaaaatggatGATGCCATGCTTATTTGCTTTTGCAAGTTTTGATTTTTTGACAAGTTTTAAAGTTGTTTTAGACTTATATTACCAACAGACTGTTGGTACCTCAAAGAGTATTGCTGTGAACCCTACTGACCGTTTTGTTAACATTTTCATATGAAGCAGACACAATCTTTtcaaagacaaacagataaatcacttgtaaagttatttaaatggTTGCTTATTATTTTATCCAAATGATCTTCAGGTAACGAATGCAACAGAACTATAAGGCCAGTCTCATATCTCGTTTGTTTCTTATCGTTAATGACACACCTGGATGTCACAAAACAGAATCTTTGACAAATTTGACGAATTTAACTTTCAAATTGTCATCCTAACTGTCCAAATCTTAGAAATTAGTTTACCTATGCCCCATTGCATTGCGTTTGAATATCCCAATTAAAACGTCAAGCTCAAACTCACATACATGTTCTCACAATACGTGTTTGAGCTTTCAATTTTGCCATTTTGCTACACGGGACTTATATCCAGGCTTACAAACTGTTTCAAAAGATTTAGTAGGAATCCGGTGTGTTATCGGCTTAACATATAATTTGGTTACCCGCATGAATTGACTGTCCTTTACGTTTGGTTTGTGTCTCCACCCACTTATGACACGTGTTTGCATATTAGACCTTTTTATGTCATAACAGTTTTCCGAAATGCATTTTTACCGACTATGTCTTTTTaatgattttgacattttcagCTCCAATCAGTCTATAACCTTTGGGTGTTAATTCAATTTCATCAGTTAATGTTTGTAATCTTTATTTCCA
Above is a window of Mytilus galloprovincialis chromosome 7, xbMytGall1.hap1.1, whole genome shotgun sequence DNA encoding:
- the LOC143083595 gene encoding uncharacterized protein LOC143083595 isoform X2, whose translation is MTMNQIKFVVIVFLLIISEIHDAYSITVRINQNISGVIDESGTQIKCSFTRHNVIKIFAIEFKAENETIVTILPDDKPRFTTKGQYLEERVTVMNISKYSTEAILTFVNLNCMDQINYSCSVVYLDQNSKTERRNSGMSTLFVKVPPSKPDVLTIVSSPKDVTTTPTTLENATYPHVTARQNRFKTTISQINSNQHTTNDGQFKHEPSFNSTILQIGDEITFICTGNVGNPSGVFIWQKYRHGENPTNYTNITTTIQEVSDMCSYNGTSTLAIHVTAEDNQAIIRCILNSTLALPNVYTDTIPLEVQFPDYDTTIESRRTTLVTAVGNDVTDSTNQQELQSAGGDIGIVVGFVIPVLVLLFIIGICLYKRTGKKKASRYQVNEKVNISQSKQPIHFKQVSLADNYEKIPLKIDTGKETTTVDIDDIKKQNMVYIETQEKDDENKFST
- the LOC143083595 gene encoding uncharacterized protein LOC143083595 isoform X1 → MTMNQIKFVVIVFLLIISEIHDAYSITVRINQNISGVIDESGTQIKCSFTRHNVIKIFAIEFKAENETIVTILPDDKPRFTTKGQYLEERVTVMNISKYSTEAILTFVNLNCMDQINYSCSVVYLDQNSKTERRNSGMSTLFVKVPPSKPDVLTIVSSPKDVTTTPTTLENATYPHVTARQNRFKTTISQINSNQHTTNDGQFKHEPSFNSTILQIGDEITFICTGNVGNPSGVFIWQKYRHGENPTNYTNITTTIQEVSDMCSYNGTSTLAIHVTAEDNQAIIRCILNSTLALPNVYTDTIPLEVQFPDYDTTIESRRTTLVTAVGNDVTDSTNQQELQSAGGDIGIVVGFVIPVLVLLFIIGICLYKRTGKKKASRYQVNEKVNISQSKQPIHFKQVSLADNYEKIPLKIDTGKETTTVDIDDIKKQNMVYIETQEKDDENKFSTFRRNSPFQNTEYAQVNEKDKTQYLNNTQTESISIQKGMQSQDSEKDINDHSAEKINKQHLSGISLDIKETIDS